The following coding sequences are from one Daphnia pulex isolate KAP4 chromosome 11, ASM2113471v1 window:
- the LOC124208272 gene encoding vesicle-associated membrane protein 2-like, with the protein MSGRPTRPSRSEGADFEREQLLDNVSDDSDEDFVLNKKDGGQFSNNKLKEVKSQVEEVTNVMKENVHKLFARGDQLDELNERSENLRSASDEFHTASSRLRKTMWWKEMRTRLILGSLCGLVVLIMIVWLSVKYH; encoded by the exons ATGTCTGGAAGACCAACTAGACCAAGCAGGAGTGAAGGAGCAGATTTTGAAAGA GAGCAGCTACTAGATAATGTGTCTGATGATAGTGATGAAGATTTCGTGCTCAA taaaaaagatggaggacaattttcaaacaacaagCTGAAAGA gGTAAAATCCCAGGTGGAAGAGGTCACTAACGTTATGAAGGAGAATGTGCATAAGCTGTTTGCCAGAGGTGACCAGCTGGATGAGCTGAATGAGAGATCAGAAAATTTAAGAAGTGCTTCCGATGAATTTCACACTGCTTCCTCAAg GCTCCGTAAAACAATGTGGTGGAAAGAGATGAGAACTCGTCTCATTCTAGGATCACTCTGCGGTCTAGTTGTGCTAATTATGATAG TGTGGCTATCAGTCAAATACCATTGA
- the LOC124208271 gene encoding uncharacterized protein LOC124208271, translating to MAGNEQRRNWLRMLLVTALMSSYLFLCLWSLCWSSSADATALASSSSSFLAPSEVNTCDISEFRCPSKDGQGTLCLPMDRWCNGKDECDNRVDEPRSCTICNRTYYARLGSTYRLSLVRPRMSGTTQILPWHCWFNFTALGGHHGDRVLVGMEAFSVGQLHRSENGSLCLGGQVVQRDAASSPGDADVVHGGDQIITGAWCGEGWGQPITTSAGKWLQLMLTISDVVDLSRFRFDLTYRVVRADTGNLSPSTSAAVSANNGSGGTAGASGSAAAGAILWYGDPVPGTLCSRNLHSCDQRTCILQSPNFPGLYPRNVTCYYYIRQAWSPKNQTILLTLVQTEPGQSFSVRTSDAGDKERKMMSGRECRTRVDDTVSIYNGATIESPLLARLCGTGNMPHITGAGGELLVVFRSQPHDAPFNPAPLGASPGFRLTTRVRFVAANQVRQYHPECRISITSSGSNSRRSQRQGIIRSPEATMAPNTSCLYEFTGREDQRVWMTFLSYRLDGGEDGDCLTLTDGQELVSRQCGATVQPRICPHALVHANSSTAYKPCRWQDGESYLSRSPRFTIRQELATGTAIRPWSFVIRFEFITVDRFSPKEQLVSSSGQEQQESPAPNGSGMTTGVADSPEAPSSTGDEDDQQLAWQMMTPDCFQLLESAKGNGSVSSPRNPLLYGRGGSRHLRCLYRFQAGKGEHTHLTINPFHSTGCARFNQSGCQACLSVDEVFWGGQVRRRSYHTCRSLSGNNPVVLQSAASSLELIFEVRDMNWAQDDDHFYFVAEYSFSRGIDPACWDSHQQTGKRGSLRIDPRDRCVRHSIPWHIQAPRGGYIILVFPAGQASVTKTVEGCPTNNRLFVYSITDGKTQLYREVCLMAGGLQQTGGDTKTQQQQQPLNLYSAGWSERNWMADGLLVVASLQGVPIPDETPLVVTWLSVFKDVSSKSMSFAARQSVYGANASSSQMVCRTGCPALGACLSSDLWCDDRDDCPDGSDERQCIRLVFWPLYVGLVVILLSLTAGLVTVYLVHRYYQARRYTANGRTYKPRPKETKAKFSSVTVSLTRHYEKGGPGS from the exons ATGGCCGGCAATGAGCAGCGGAGGAATTGGCTGAGGATGTTGTTGGTGACGGCCCTGATGTCGTCCTACTTATTTCTGTGCTTGTGGTCGTTGTgttggtcgtcgtcggccgACGCCACGGCCTTGGCCTCCtcgtcctcctccttcctGGCGCCGTCCGAGGTGAACACGTGCGACATCTCCGAGTTCCGCTGTCCCAGCAAAGACGGCCAGGGCACACTCTGCCTGCCCATGGATCGCTGGTGCAACGGCAAGGACGAATGCGACAATCGGGTCGATGAGCCTCGATCCTGCACCA TTTGCAACCGGACTTATTACGCCCGACTGGGATCGACGTACCGGCTGAGTCTCGTCCGCCCTCGAATGTCTGGGACGACTCAAATCCTACCGTGGCACTGCTGGTTCAATTTCACCGCTCTCGGCGGTCACCATGGTGACAGAGTTCTG GTGGGAATGGAGGCCTTCTCTGTTGGGCAACTGCATCGATCGGAGAACGGCAGTTTGTGTCTGGGCGGCCAGGTCGTCCAGAGAGACGCTGCGTCCAGTCCAGGCGACGCCGACGTCGTTCATGGCGGTGACCAAATCATCACCGGCGCCTGGTGCGGTGAAGGATG GGGTCAGCCAATCACGACCAGCGCTGGCAAATGGCTGCAACTGATGTTGACCATCAGCGACGTGGTCGATTTGAGCCGATTCCGATTCGACCTGACGTACAGGGTCGTCCGGGCCGACACTGGCAACCTTTCACCTTCGACGTCAGCTGCTGTCTCCGCTAATAACGGCAGTGGCGGAACTGCTGGAGCATCAggaagtgctgctgctggggctaTCCTCTGGTACGGCGATCCCGTTCCCGGCACCCTCTGCTCACGCAACTTGCACAGCTGCGATCAACGGACATGCATCCTACAATCGCCAAACTTTCCTGGTCTTTATCcaag GAATGTGACTTGCTACTACTACATCCGGCAGGCGTGGTCGCCCAAGAACCAGACCATCTTGTTGACTCTGGTGCAAACGGAGCCGGGCCAATCCTTTTCGGTCCGCACGTCGGACGCTGGCGACAAGGAGCGCAAAATGATGAGCGGTCGCGAGTGCCGGACCCGGGTCGACGACACCGTTTCCATCTACAACGGCGCCACCATCGAGTCGCCGCTCCTGGCCAGGCTCTGCGGGACGGGCAACATGCCGCACATCACCGGAGCCGGCGGCGAGCTCCTGGTCGTCTTCCGCAGCCAACCGCACGACGCCCCGTTCAATCCGGCCCCGTTAGGAGCCTCGCCCGGGTTCCGATTAACGACCCGCGTTCGATTCGTGGCCGCCAATCAGGTGCGCCAGTATCATCCCGAGTGCCGGATCTCCATCACCAGCTCGGGATCCAACAGCCGCAGGAGCCAGCGCCAAGGGATCATTCGCAGTCCGGAAGCCACGATGGCTCCTAACACGTCCTGTTTGTACGAATTCACGGGGCGGGAGGATCAGCGGGTCTGGATGACTTTCCTGTCGTACCGGCTGGACGGCGGTGAGGATGGCGACTGTCTGACGCTGACGGACGGCCAGGAGCTGGTGTCCCGTCAGTGCGGAGCCACGGTGCAGCCGCGCATCTGCCCGCACGCTCTGGTCCACGCCAATTCGTCGACGGCCTACAAGCCGTGCCGCTGGCAGGACGGCGAGAGTTACCTGTCCCGCAGCCCGCGCTTCACCATCCGCCAGGAGCTGGCCACCGGAACGGCCATCCGACCGTGGAGTTTCGTCATCCGCTTCGAGTTCATTACCGTCGATCGTTTCAGTCCCAAGGAGCAGCtcgtcagcagcagcggccaggagcagcaggagtCTCCGGCTCCTAACGGGTCAGGGATGACGACGGGGGTGGCGGACTCGCCGGAAGCGCCGTCCAGCACCGGAGATGAGGACGACCAGCAACTCGCCTGGCAGATGATGACTCCTGATTGCTTCCAGCTCCTGGAGAGCGCCAAAGGAAATGGCAGCGTCTCATCGCCTAGAAATCCTTTGCTCTACGGACGCGGAGGCAGCCGCCACCTACGCTGCCTCTATCGCTTTCAG GCCGGCAAAGGTGAGCACACGCATTTGACCATCAACCCGTTCCACTCGACGGGTTGCGCCCGGTTCAACCAGAGCGGCTGCCAGGCCTGTCTGAGCGTCGACGAGGTCTTCTGGGGCGGTCAGGTGCGCCGTCGCTCCTACCACACGTGCCGCTCGCTGTCCGGCAACAACCCGGTGGTCCTGCAGAGCGCCGCCTCGTCGCTGGAGCTCATCTTCGAGGTGCGCGACATGAACTGGGCCCAGGACGACGACCATTTTTACTTCGTGGCCGAGTACTCGTTCTCGCGCGGAATCGATCCGGCCTGCTGGGACAGCCACCAGCAGACGGGCAAGCGCGGCAGTTTGCGCATCGACCCGCGCGACCGATGCGTCCGCCACTCCATCCCGTGGCACATCCAGGCCCCCCGCGGTGGATACATCATCCTGGTCTTCCCGGCCGGCCAGGCCTCCGTCACCAAGACGGTCGAGGGCTGCCCGACCAACAATCGGCTCTTCGTCTACTCCATCACCGACGGCAAGACTCAACTCTACCGGGAAGTTTGTCTCATGGCCGGCGGACTCCAGCAGACGGGCGGTGACACTaaaacccagcagcagcagcagccgctcaATCTCTACTCGGCCGGCTGGTCGGAACGCAATTGGATGGCCGACGGGCTCCTGGTCGTCGCTTCTCTGCAAGGGGTGCCCATTCCGGATGAGACTCCGCTGGTTGTGACTTGGTTGTCCGTCTTCAAGGACGTCAGCAGCAAGTCCATGTCGTTCGCCGCCCGTCAGTCCGTTTACGGAGCCAATGCCAGCAGCAGTCAGATGGTCTGCCGGACGGGTTGTCCAGCACTGGGCGCCTGTTTGAGCTCCGATTTGTGGTGCGACGACCGGGACGACTGCCCGGATGGATCGGATGAACGTCAGTGCATCCGGCTGGTCTTCTGGCCGCTCTACGTCGGACTGGTCGTCATTTTACTGTCGCTGACGGCCGGACTGGTGACCGTCTACCTGGTCCACCGCTACTACCAGGCCCGTCGCTACACGGCCAACGGGCGGACGTACAAACCTCGGCCGAAGGAGACGAAAGCCAAATTCAGTTCCGTAACGGTCAGTCTGACCCGTCACTACGAGaagggcggcccgggttcctGA